Genomic segment of Synechococcus sp. A18-25c:
GTAACAACAGTTGCTGCAATCGTAGCAGTAACGGCAACAGCGGTCGCAATTACGGTGCCACCAGACACGCTTTCCAGCTCCTCTTCACTGAGTTGGCTGATGTGTTAAGTGCCAAAATCGTGACCATGCTCCTTAGCAATAGACACCACTTCATCCTGTGACTTAGCTGCTTTGAGTCGGTCTTGGAGGCTGGTGTCGCCATTGACCTTATCCAGAAAGGCTTTGAGTTGTTCTTTGGACATCGCTGGCTAGGTCGCTTCAGCAGTCTTAGCAACGGTCGGTAGCGGTGTCTGTATCCAATAAAAAAGCCCGCTAAGTGCGGGCAATGGTGCCAGGTATTGAAGGCTGATTGAAGGGGTTAGTCAGACGATTGAAGCAATAAAAAACCCCTGTCAATGAAGGGGCTTTGAGGGCATAAGCTCAACAACAAGGGCGCGCATCCCACCAAGTCAAACTTATTCTACCGCCAGCCGCACCTTCCAGCTCATCGTCTGAAACTTCTACCGTTGCCGATTGCATTGATTGAATATCTTCTGCGGTAATTGCAAAGCCTGCGTCTTTGGCGATTTCAAGGGCAGCTTCAGGTGAGGCTGCTGCCTTGAGCTTTTCCTGAAGGCTGGTGTCAGTTTTAACCTTCTCCAGGAAGGCTTTGAGTTGCTCTTCTGACATGAAAGGGCGTGGAGCTACAGCCTTTTGATAGTCACGATTGGCTTCAACGACTCAAACGGTCATCGATGAGCCACCAAAGAGCCTCTTGCGCATGGGTCGCATGCCAGGGCAACGCCCCCATGGCTCGTCATGCACTTGCTTGTTTCTCAGCACCCATTCCAATGACCTCTGTTACCACCAGCAATGGCAGCCAGCGCCACAGCATCTAGCTCGAAATCATCAAACTCATCGTCCTCGTCCATCTGCTTGAGGAAGCCCTTCACCTCTTCCACCGTGAGGGTCATGCCCTTCTCTGCCGCAATCTCCACCATCCGCTTGTAGGACGCTTCAGGGTCTGCAGTGAACAGGCGATACAGCTCGGCTTGCACCTCTGCTGGGACTGAATCGCGGAGTGCTTTGAAGTCGTTGAGGGTTGTCATCGTTCAGCACGAGCCTTTGCCAGTGAGAGTGCCACCAGCAATCGCAGCAAGGGCAACCGCATCCAGCTCGAAATCATCAAACTCGTCATCGTCATCCATCTTTTGCAGGAAGCCACGCACCTCTTCTGAGGTGACCGTCATTCCTTTCTCTGCTGCGATCTCCACCATGCGCTGGATCGAGGCATCAGGGTCTGAAGTCATCAGCTTGAACAGCTCCCCTTGCACACTCATCGGCACCGCATTGCGCATTGCCTTGAACTCTTCCAGCGTTGCCATCAGCGAAACTGCAGCGTGACTCCGTTGTAGCCCTGATGCGGCAACAGTTCAGCCACCCGGATCGATCCGGTTAGCCCATCGCAAGGGCAGTAAGGGCGCGATCACCACGGTGCTCACCAGACTTTCACAGCATCGCTGCTGCCGACCTTCCAGGGCGTCAGGCCTTTGCTGATGGCGATCGCCATGTCAGCGGTGGCCTCAGCCATGTGGCTGTTGTCGTCGACCATCCGCTTGGCTTTGCCTGACAAGATTTTTTAGACGCCCCCTGATGGATTCGAACCATCGACCGACTGCTTAGAAGGCAGTTGCTCTATCCAGCTGAGCTAAGGGAGCAGAGGGCTCATTGTTGCAGTCGATCCCGGCGGCGGCACCTAAGGTTGGATGCTGTGCAACTTTCGCGATGGCACCCAGCCGGCTTACAGACAGTCAGAAGCAAGAGCTGCTGGAGCGGTATCGCGCCGGGGAAACCAGTGCCGTACTGGCAGACGCCTTCGGATGCAGCACCAACACGGTCAGTCGTACGGTGCGAACGCTGTTATCGCCTGACGAGTACAGCGCACTCAAAGCTTTGCGTTCCCGCGGTGCTTCTGCTGCACCACAAGCCAAGGCCGGTGCTGACCTCAGCTCAGCACCGGAGGCTCCGAAGTCCGAAGCT
This window contains:
- a CDS encoding class IIb bacteriocin, lactobin A/cerein 7B family — protein: MSQLSEEELESVSGGTVIATAVAVTATIAATVVTDEIIKKEEK
- a CDS encoding Nif11-like leader peptide family natural product precursor, whose protein sequence is MSEEQLKAFLEKVKTDTSLQEKLKAAASPEAALEIAKDAGFAITAEDIQSMQSATVEVSDDELEGAAGGRISLTWWDARPCC
- a CDS encoding DUF1456 family protein — protein: MATLEEFKAMRNAVPMSVQGELFKLMTSDPDASIQRMVEIAAEKGMTVTSEEVRGFLQKMDDDDEFDDFELDAVALAAIAGGTLTGKGSC